Proteins encoded in a region of the Diospyros lotus cultivar Yz01 chromosome 9, ASM1463336v1, whole genome shotgun sequence genome:
- the LOC127809628 gene encoding uncharacterized protein LOC127809628 isoform X2 codes for MKEISQLVANKPDKFSTLKLMLLYKNRERMFADAIGATEGITIFCYHHSLSYKYRGRLRAQNILSSAHFLTSLSHEQLPLEFLKTPEDLKTFLQSTDKALLLLEFCGWTQTLLAKGMDNGTGNAFDSPHGAGFIGETSRSLTREKKKNQKGMENEKMTCSVQNGVGGVPWEFTSMSYRDSFDTRPIAGMSCGYEEFQRFESFFSKFMTVARGFFLPPERLRFGLAPERLLLSSLNVGDSGSWLSSASGESDSWLMILHFAGCSSCLKVLREEDDLKSALQTQNSLVIELEDDGDDPEPTLPANKPSILLFIDRSSDSLEKRKKSEEAINAFRSLALHYHTLHRKGEQQNLKSEKVLFDTYQASKSMPGNKKFKPASQNLRLMDKMSFMIINEDKHVTVDKIASHLQGNSLQEIATYLFQRNNDVKLSSLAKDVGFQLLSEDFDIKIQEALPTEAKPTESLTEVSVDVHEDQIPYEASTSSLEHEGQFKPANADESSDNTRETITFDAGSLSSRKPEYFHGNGVLGSAEDGKGEQKIFSQKANLGEEKLHFKGFTVSFFFSDGGDQLLRSLTSGSKIPSVVIVDPTTQTHYILPKETDFSYSSLSDFLNGFLNRSLLPYQRSETLIRSRREAPCPPFVNLDFHEVDSIPRVTTRTFSELVLGFNQSDNSNVGPAWKKDVLVLFCGIWCGFCQRMELVVREVYRAFKHYSIRLENGRSNGKSVLNDDLKDFSLKLPQFYFMDCSLNECSLILRSVAQRELYPSLLLFPAEKKSAVSYEGDVAVSDIIKFVIDHGNNAYSLVKEKGILQIGAQQERRKQNIYESALQSAVHKEAPLAKNKHHEVILKYRTPERVIKYNQIKPRRSYDLHGAAPQVIVGSLLIATDKLLNIHPFDKSTILIVKADQGTGFQGLITNKHISWDSLYELEEGLELLREARLSFGGPLLEHRNPLVALTRRTLKDHYPEVLPNIYFIDEWATVNEVEEIKLRNHSVIDYWFFLGYSSWGWDQLFNEIAAGAWNISVDNTERIDWPWR; via the exons ATGAAGGAAATATCCCAGCTTGTTGCTAATAAGCCAGATAAGTTTAGCACCCTCAAGCTGATGctcttatataaaaatagagAGAGGATGTTTGCCGATGCCATTGGTGCTACAGAGGGAATAACAATTTTTTGCTACCACCATTCTTTATCATACAAGTACCGTGGGAGGCTTCGagcacaaaatattttatcttctgCTCATTTTCTTACGTCACTTTCTCACGAACAACTTcctcttgaatttctaaaaacaCCAGAGGACTTGAAAACATTCCTTCAATCAACTGACAAGGCACTGCTTCTCCTAGAATTTTGTGGATGGACGCAGACATTGCTAGCCAAGGGAATGGACAATGGAACTGGAAATGCATTTG ATAGCCCCCATGGAGCAGGTTTTATTGGAGAGACTAGCAGATCACTtacaagagagaaaaagaaaaatcagaag GGGATGGAAAATGAAAAGATGACTTGTAGTGTTCAAAATGGAGTTGGTGGAGTACCTTGGGAATTTACCTCTATGAGCTACCGTGACTCTTTTGATACAAGGCCCATTGCTGGGATGTCTTGTGGCTATGAAGAGTTCCAGCGATTTGAGTCTTTCTTCTCAAAGTTCATGACTGTTGCAAGAGGCTTCTTCTTGCCTCCTGAAAGGCTAAGATTTGGTCTGGCTCCTGAGAGGTTGTTGCTTTCATCTTTGAATGTTGGGGATTCTGGTTCATGGTTGTCTTCAGCCAGTGGAGAGTCTGATTCATGGCTGATGATACTTCATTTTGCTGGATGCTCCAGTTGTTTAAAGGTTCTCAGAGAAGAGGATGATCTTAAAAGTGCTTTACAGACGCAAAATTCACTTGTTATAGAG CTGGAAGATGATGGGGATGATCCTGAGCCTACTTTACCTGCAAATAAGCCATCGATACTTCTTTTTATTGACAGATCTTCTGATTCactagaaaagagaaaaaagagtgAGGAAGCTATCAATGCTTTTAGAAGTTTAGCATTGCACTATCACACATTACACAGGAAAGGAGAACAACAGAATCTCAAGTCTGAGAAAGTCTTGTTTGACACTTACCAGGCATCAAAAAGCATGCctggaaataaaaaattcaagccAGCATCTCAAAATCTGAGGCTTATGGATAAGATGTCTTTCATGATTATAAATGAGGACAAGCACGTAACTGTAGATAAAATTGCTTCACATTTACAAGGTAATTCCTTGCAGGAGATCGCCACATATTTATTTCAGCGTAACAATGATGTAAAATTGAGCTCACTTGCAAAAGATGTTGGTTTCCAACTTTTGTCTGAGGATTTTGACATCAAAATACAAGAAGCATTACCGACAGAGGCAAAGCCCACAGAAAGCCTTACAGAAGTCAGTGTTGATGTGCACGAGGATCAGATACCATATGAGGCTAGCACATCATCCCTGGAGCATGAGGGGCAATTTAAACCTGCTAATGCTGATGAATCTTCTGACAATACCAGAGAAACTATAACCTTTGATGCTGGTAGCCTTTCATCTAGAAAACCAGAATATTTTCATGGAAATGGGGTTCTTGGTAGTGCTGAAGATGGGAAGGGAGAACAGAAAATCTTCTCACAGAAAGCTAATTTGGGTGAAGAGAAGCTTCACTTTAAAGGATTTAcggtttccttttttttctctgaTGGTGGAGATCAGTTACTTAGATCCCTTACTTCAGGATCAAAGATTCCATCGGTGGTAATAGTTGATCCAACCACACAGACACATTATATCTTACCCAAAGAGACAGATTTCAGCTACTCTTCATTGTCTGATTTTCTTAATGGATTTCTTAACAGAAGCCTTCTTCCCTATCAGCGATCTGAAACTCTTATCCGAAGTCGTAGGGAGGCTCCATGCCCACCATTTGTTAATTTGGATTTTCATGAGGTGGACTCCATTCCTCGTGTCACCACTCGCACCTTTTCTGAGTTGGTTCTTGGTTTTAATCAGTCCGATAACTCAAATGTTGGCCCTGCTTGGAAGAAGGATGTGTTGGTCCTTTTTTGCGGCATTTGGTGTGGATTTTGCCAGAGAATGGAACTTGTTGTTCGTGAAGTATATAGAGCTTTCAAGCATTACTCAATTAGGCTGGAAAATGGACGAAGTAATGGCAAATCTGTATTGAATG ATGACTTGaaagatttttctttgaagcttccaCAGTTTTATTTCATGGATTGCTCACTGAATGAATGCAGTTTGATCTTAAGATCAGTAGCTCAG AGGGAACTTTATCCATCTCTGCTATTATTTCCAGCGGAAAAGAAGAGTGCTGTTTCTTATGAAGGAGATGTGGCAGTATCAGATATTATCAAGTTTGTCATTGATCATGGAAACAATGCTTATAGTCTTGTCAAGGAGAAAG GAATTCTACAGATTGGAGCACAGCAAGAAAGAAGGAAGCAGAATATATATGAATCTGCATTACAGAGTGCTGTTCACAAGGAAGCTCCTTTGGCAAAGAACAAACACCATGAGGTCATATTAAAATACAGAACACCAGAAAGAGTAATTAAATACAACCAGATAAAACCTCGCAGGTCATATGACTTGCATGGAGCTGCCCCTCAAGTGATTGTTGGATCCCTCCTTATTGCAACAGATAAGCTTCTCAACATACACCCATTTGATAAATCCACCATTCTAATTGTAAAGGCAGATCAAGGTACAGGATTTCAAGGTCTGATTACTAATAAACATATTAGCTGGGATTCTCTGTATGAACTCGAGGAAGGGTTAGAACTGTTAAGAGAGGCTCGCCTGTCATTTGGAGGCCCCCTTTTGGAACACAGAAATCCCCTGGTTGCCTTAACTCGGAGAACCCTTAAGGATCACTACCCAGAAGTTCTGCCAAATATTTACTTTATTGATGAATGGGCCACAGTTAACGAAGTAGAAGAAATCAAGTTGCGCAATCATTCTGTTATTGATTACTGGTTTTTCTTGGGATACTCAAGTTGGGGTTGGGACCAGTTATTCAATGAGATTGCAGCAGGAGCTTGGAACATAAGCGTTGATAATACAGAACGGATAGATTGGCCATGGAGATGA